CGCTCAAGTTTATGTTTTGCTATATACTCAAgtaagaattattatttaatccaaaacaaaatttaaatatacgaGCGAGCGTTTTCACCTTTAAAACTAGTGTATGTCACGCAACATTAGAAAATATACTTCTTGTACGGTTGAACTCAACGCAGTTAGATAAtgcaatagaaaattaattcttatttGAAGACGAGGATTAATTccttaacaacaatttatttactatttaatatactattactacTTTGAGCACTGAACGTCTGATATGAGTCCCGGTCGAGAtacgatttaaaaaaaacaagtaagaaagttacagtcgagtgtgctcgactgtgagatacccgctacccatttttaataagggccaaatattgcggtattattttcaaaatataccgaaaatactaaaaatactaaaaatataccaaattatatgtttgatctagatctcagagactataagagatagagctataaattatatgtttgatctagatctcagagactataagagatagagctataatttttttcgacagcatttgttatgtttgcatgcagatcaagtttgtttcaaatttttgccacgcccacttccgcccccgcaaatcaaaaaaattgaataacaagtgtaatttaaaagctagagctagtatatacaataattactgtagtagttatgattcctgaaaatttggttgcgatcagataaaaattgtggaagttattaaagaaatacttttgtatgggcaaaaacgcccacttactatgggtctgagttgctttggccgacaatctggtacattgtgccgtttatggtatattttgaatggtgtactatatcgatataccaaacataccatttgatatattttagtattttcggtatattttgaaaatgataccgcaatatattgcctttattaaaatgggtaggtatctcacagtcgagcacactcgactgtaactttcttacttgttttttatcgtattttcaacaattatatataaatattgtggatgttattaaagaaaaacttttgtattggCAATGCTATGCTATGTACGTATtgtatatacgtacatatacatatatgtacatgctcgcctatattagtATCTGTTTGCATAAAGGGTTCATAAGCACTGCGATGGCTCTGGTAGTAGAGTGCAAGCCAAACATGTTGTGGTGCTCGGGGTATTCGGGTTGAGCCCGCGCTCggggtacaaacttttttttttaatggcatatacaataattactatagtaattgtggtGTGCGAGTTCGAATCCCGGTCGGTGGTGCTCGAGCTCAAATCCCGATCGAGAATAAacgctttttatacccgctacccatagggtagaagggtattataactttgtgccggcaggaaatgtatgtaacgggtagaaggaggcatctccgaccctataaagtatatatattcttgatcagtgtcaacagccgagacgatatagccatgtccgtctgtgtgtctgtccgtatgaaacaatggatctcagagactataagagatagagctataattttttttcgacagcatttgttatgtttgcatgcagatcaagtttgtttcaaatttttgccacgcccacttccgcccccgcaaatcaaaaaaattgaataacaagtgcaattttaaagctagagctacgctACGCTCTAGCTAGAGCTAGAGCAGTCTTCGACTAGCTCTCGTTGCGGCCAGACGTCGCTTCTCTTATCAGCAGAGTCTATTCGGTGTATTTTCTTTTGCGACCCGCGCGGTCAATCTTCTACTGATCTTCTCACATTATTTCGCGAGTGCAGTAAAGCTTTAGCTCTCTAATCGAAAGCTTAAATCGTCCGACAATGGGGCCCCCTCGGCCCCCTAATTTGAAGGGCAATCAGTTTGCGTTGCTTTCTGAAAGCCCCCAGTGAAAAAAGagacaaaatcaaaaatcgacaTGACATTTCCCGAACTTCCAACAATAACACTTGAAAACCCTAAGTACATTGTTATGGCATCCAAAAACGTTGAGAAAAAATCTCTGATTTCTCCTGTATTGCCGTTTACAACGCACTGCGTCTAATTTCAAAAAACATCACTTCCATCTCTAACTTGCGCGACGGCAACCTGCTGATGCTAGTTAAAAATCAAAGCGAGGCTGACAAGTTCATCAACTCACCTACTTTACCTGGCATTCGCAACATCACATGTAAGATGCATGAAACTCTTAACCAAGTGAAAGGCACAATATACGCCCCTATCTCCGATATCTCCAACgaagaaattattataattgaagagCTGCGATCCCAAAAAGTCAGTGATATTTTCGAGTTCACCAAAACCATCGACAATGCTACCAAACCCTCTGGAGTAATTCTGGTCACTTTTGATCCTTACCACCTTCCCAGCAAAATCGATATTGCATGGCATTCAGTAAAGGTACGGGAGTATATTCCGAACCCAATGAGGTGCAAATCTTGCCAGCTGCTTGGCCACACAGCCAAGCACTGCAAAAATGAACCTCGTTGTGGTAATTGCGCTTTACCTCCTCATTCGCCTGACAACTGCTCACAAACGAAATGCGTTAATTGCTGAGAAGAACACCCTTCCTCCTCTCTCGACAATGTCCCAAATATCAGCAGCAAAGAGAATTCTGAAAATcaagacaacaaaaatgcaCAATGCACAAAGCTAAATTACTGTTTAACGGTACTATTAACAAAACTATCCAGCTCTTCCTCCTACGCTGCAGTAGCGAATGCTGGACACAATGAAAAAACAAcggaacaaaaaaataacaaaaacaaccacaCAAGTACAACTATCAATAAGACAAGCAGAGATAAAACATTTACCGATTCAAACAAAggaactacaacagcaacaacaacaacaacatcatcatttaACTCAGCATCTACATCGCTGTCGTATCAGCAAAGTCAACACGATAATATCATTACCGAAACAGTCGATGATGACTATGACTATCTTGGCCTGACGCCTAAAACTACTGAATACCTAAAACAACTATctaacaaaactaaaattaccTCTACCACCAACCTCCCATCTACTTCTACCTATTTAAAACGAAATGatcttaataatatattagaTGACTCTATGGATGATtctgatatataatataaatctaATTATTACCTTCATTGCATATAATATCCACTCCATCTCTTCCAAACAATGACGCTCAAAATTCTTCAATGGAACATAAACGGATACTTCAACAATTACATTGAgctattgttattaattaatcaatccaATCAGGATATTATATGCCTACAAGAGACTAATCTCAAATCTAATGCCATTCAAGTCGCTACTCCCAAACCATTTATtggttatttttaatacttctGCCATTCTCCATGCGAAGCATGGCGTTGGTATACTTATACGACAAAACATCCCGCATAAAACCATCAATTTAAACTCTCCCACTTGCTCTATGGGCATTGAAATTTTATCCCACccgaatataataatattaaactctTATATTCCCCCCAACCAAAGTCTATTAGCCAccgatttaataaatattgtaaaggCAGCTCTAAAACCTATAGTTTATGTTGGGGACTTCAATGCTTGGAGTCCGCTTTGGGGTCCTGCTCTCGCAACTCTAAAGGTTTTCAAGTCGAAGATCTCATAGTCAGAACAAATTTAGCTATTTTAAATGATGGTTCTGCCACTCACCACTCGACTCACAACTCCTTTACCAACATCGACCTAAGTATGGCTTCCGCTACCCTGGTACCATACTGCAAATGGTCAATTGGCCAAAACTTACATGGTAGCGATCACTTTCCTGTCACCATTAACCTCCTGACCCATATCCCACCGGAAAAATTCACACCTATAATTAGGTTCAAGAGTGACCATGCCAACTGGATTACCTTCCAATCcatttgtaaaaaaaactttcagtTTGAGTCGAACAATGATTTGAACCTTTTTACTGCCAGAATCACGAAAGCTATAAAAACAGCAGCCAACGTAGCCATCCCtcaaactaaacaaaaaaaaataaaggaggAACCCTGTTTGGTTTAGTCCATTTCTCCAAGATCtgagaaaacaaaagcaggtTCTCTGGCACAGCTATAAAACCTCTCTTAACAGTACCAACTTAATAGCCTACAAAAAAGCTAGAGCCCTGTTTAAAAGAGAAGCTATTAAAGCAAAACGTGAATCTTTTGGCTATTTCACCTCCAACATCAACCCACTTTctacaaccaaaaaaatatgggCCGATATCAACAAATTAGTTGGTATTTTCCCAGGGCCAATTAAATCCATAAGGGATAATAATATTGAGCTGCATAATTCGGTAGACattggcaatgctttcggAGCTATGTGGTCCATTATTCCAAGGACGAAAATTTCTCTAATCTATATATAGCTAGTAAAGAAAAATTTCTATCTCAGGCATATTTGCCTAACCACTTATCCGCAGATGCTAAGTTCCTCGAATCGCAGTTCACTTTTGAACTGAATCAGCTCTGCAGCATGCCAAAGGGAAAACTCCTGGTCATGACCGCATCTCCTACACTATGCTTCGTAATTTACCTATAGAAGGAAAGCAAAAATTGCtagaaatatacaacaaatgtTAGATGCGGGTAGCTACCCGCATACTTGGAGGACTGCTACTATAATTCCTATCCTTAAGCCAAATAAACCTACCCATGAATTATCATCCTTCCGTCCCATATCTCTACTCCTGCCTAAGCAAAACCCTGGAAAAATTTTGCCAGAAGGATCATGTGGTTTATGACTAAGAATAAACTTATCAGCCCCAACCAAACTGCATTCAAACAACAGCATAGTACCATTGACTCTCTTTGCATATCCATCATTACGCGTCTGATGCCCTTCAACCAGAAATCATGTCACCATTTTGGCTACGGATTTCGAAAAGGCTTTTGACCGCGTTGGAGTGCACTCTGTTCTAGAGCAACTATCCTGGTGGGGATAGGTCCCAAGACCTTCAACATAGTGAAGGCTTTCATGACCAAGCGATCCATCCGTGTTAGAGTTAATAACACCCTaactaatttttataaattacacAACGGCATTCCACAGGGGTCTCCCCTCTCTGTGGTGTTGTTCTTAATAGCTTTCCAATCccttaataatattatattaaaacacaaacaaattcatcTCTCAGTTTACGCTGATGATGCCATCATTTTCAGCAACTGCaaagataataatttacttttatttaccTTTAAAAAATTCTTGAGGATATCGTAGAATGGGGCAAACTCTCAGGAGCCACTCTGGCtttaaaacaaatgtaaactatttcatatttgtaaaaaaCATCGTTGTACATATCCAACTGTAACTGTAAATAACATTACAATAGAATATATATCTAGTCTTAAAATTCTCGGCCTTACACTCGACAGAAAACTTACGTTTAAGCAACATTGTATTAACCTTAGAGATAGCCTTAACAAAcgcttaaatattattaagtttCTTGGTCTAAACGATCGCTCGTCCATCCAACATCGCTAGTTCGCCACAAGAGCCTTAATGCTGGCCAAAATCGACTATGGGTTGGCTATCTATGGATGGTGCGCGCCTTCCAACATCGTTCTCCCCGCATACCATGCAGCAGTACGACGAAGCATTGGCGCATTTCCACAACTCCGAAGTACAGTACCGGCTGGCCTTCCTGAAGTACAGACGAGAACTGCTCAACTGACTTTTAAACTAATTCCAAAAATTCTGTGCTCGACAAAccaaattctttttaaatgattttaaaacaACGGTTAAGCAGCGCCGAAGATTtacaggcatgctccggttttcactttcggttttcgttttcgttttgggaccaaaaccgagattttcgtttttaggtgTTCCGGTTTTCACacgttttatacccgctacccataggtagaagggtattataactttgtgcctacaggaaatgtatgtaacaggtagaaggaggcatctccgaccctataaagtatatatattcttgatcagcgtcaacagccgagacgatatagccatgtccgtctgtgtgtctgtccgtctgtccgtatgaaacactggatctcaaagactataagagatagagctataattttttcgacagcatttgttatgtttgcacgcagatcaagtttgtatcaaattttgccacgcccacttccgcccccgcaaatcaaaaaaatcgaataacaagcgtaaatttaaagcttgcgaattttggtatatacaataattactatagtagttatgattcctgaaaatttggttgcgatcagataaaaattgtagaagttattaaagaaatacttttgtatagcaaaaacgcctacttactaggggtctgagttgctttgggtgacaatctggtacattgtgtcctctatggtaaattttgaatggtgtgctgtatcgatataccaaacataccatttggtatatttttagtatcttttagtatattcggtatattttgaaaataataccgcaatattttgcccttattaaaaatgggtagtggtatctcacagtcgagcacactcgactgtaactttcttacttgttggtcatcgttttgctatcggaacgtttcattttttactgCTAAAACAGCTGACTTGTGTTTTGTTAAAGTAAACAACGCGAAAAATGTCTTTTGTATGTCCAATTTCCTGAGTGGATAGAACTCACATAAGGATATTTTTATCGTGCATAGTTTATTTAGGCTTCCCctgaatgaaatatatttgctttttgtcttttgcatagaaagatttgaaactttctttaaaaaatctttaaacggcaatcagctgtttcccACAAAAAATGGGGATGCCACCTTTTAATAGATTTCATTCCGGTTATtccaacatttttataaaaatgttaacacataagtaattaaattaaataaattaattttaaaaacatattttacccaacttcaacaaatttatcgcCATCCGtttgattatacaagtatttttaacttgcttttCATTCTATCAAAAGTATGGCAGCTTAGGCGATAACTCATGGTGTCGGACTTATCGGTCGctcaccaaaacgaaaattgttgttgccgacggCTAAATTTGATATCCAAATTTGAGGTGGGGTCAGATATTagtcattttaaaaataattacaagcctAATTGATGTGCTGCCGGTCTTAAAAGAACGACAATAAACCAATgagtcaactattttttttccttttgcaaataagatccgatttaatatagaaaagccatttacttttcatttcggcaagtcaaattttcgttttgcaattcgaaaaatcttgtgaaagtgaaaacgaGAGCActaatttttcgttttcgttttcaaaacaaaaacgaaaaccgaaaGTGAAAAACGGAGCGTGCCTGTTAAAGTCAACATTAAAAACATCAATTGATATGCCGCATAGTTGGAACAAAATCAGCCCATCCCCTCTTTGGCGACTACGGGACCACACCGTGAATATGTCTCTCCGCGTGTTAAAGAAATCGCAAACACCCAAATGTATATTTCTGCAAATGCTAGCTGCCGAAACGGAAAAATTGCCCAATTGGAGTTGGCTATACAGTGACGGATCCAAAACCATTACTAGCTTCGCAGTCGTGAGCCAATCTGGTACCGTTGCAACGGTTGTTGCATCAGGATTGCTCCCCgcttatttttcaattttctccGCCGAAGCTGTAGCGGTTCTAAAAGCTATCCAACATGCTCTCGAGCTTTAggaaaattcataatttacaGCGATAGTCTTTCTACTCTTAATGCCGTTAAAAACAAGACAGCCTGAGATGCCAAATCCGACATCTTTGCATTAAACACgcttcaaaaataaaacttttgggCCCCAGGGCACATGGGCATAAAAGGCAACGAACTGGCAGATGCAGCGGCTAAACTTGCAGGACAATCTCCTTGCCTAATGGTCATCCCTGATGTCCGAGACGACCTATGGCGCAACATTAAGGCTATTCTAAAAAGGAAGGAAATGACACATTGGGACAACTACGACCACAGGTTTAAACTATATAACCCAAACATGGAACCCGTCCGTTATCCACCTTCATGGCGCAGAAGACAGTGCAATGTTATCACCTGGCTCAGAACTGGTCACACTGTCTTAACCCAATAGCACCTACTAAAAGGAAAATCTAAGCCCAGATGCCCCAAGTATGGGGGAGAATTATCAATGCAACACATATTAGATACCTGTCCGCAACTTAATAACACGAGGATCCGCCTATTTGACCAAATGCAACCCACCTCTCTTCTTACCCTACCTACTGACAATAATGTTAAACTACTAATTAATTTCCTAGAcatcaacaaattattaaacaacatataaattaactgtcgagtcgatggccttagttgctagcactccctttcttttagttattatattattctgtataataattaacttgtaaataaataaataatacttttgtatgggcaaaaacgcctacttactagggttttagttgctttggcccacaatctggtatattatgccggtatattttgaatgtggtactatattatatataacaaatacaccgttcggtatatttttagtatatttgcatatattttgtatattttgaaaaaataccgcaatattttgcttttattcaaatgggtagcgggtatctcactgtcgagcacactcgagtgtaactttcttttttgctaAATACGCGGGAGCAGCGAAGCTTTTTAAACGCTGCCATAAGGTGTCAAAAAcagttaattttgaaaaaccGGAAAAGCGCATAAAAACGATAAAACAGTAGATAAAGCGGACAAGTCGAAGAAAACGGATAATTCTGACGCAAAACATATGAAGTTCGGGTAGtgagatgaaaaaaaaataaatccgAAAAGAAGAAAGACGAGGATGTCGACGAAAGGTCCAATAAACCTGAAAACCCGGTTGAAAAAGACTAAACATTGGAGCAAAAAAGATAAGACCCCAGCGGAAAAGTCCAATTCCAATGAGAACAAGGATAAGGAGAAACCCACGGCAGATAATAGGACAATGTTGAGAATGAACCCCTCAGCGTGGTAGAAACTCGCGAACAACAATCAATCCGAAGGGGAATCGGAAGACTCGCATTAAATGTCCGCAAAACGCAGTCCCAGCGAAAGCAAACGTTCCAAAGGCAGCAAGTCCAACAAGAGAGGACGATGAGCCGTAGGAAACCGCAGTCGAAGATGATCAAGGAAGAAAAACTAAAGTCCGAAGAGTTGCCCAAGTTGCCGAAGTTAAAAGTGGTGCCTATGTAGGGCACCTCGTGTTGCTAAAGAATGTTGACTGCAGAATATCTTGGGTTTCTGCTAACTTGCTTTTAGCAGACAATGTCACAAATGGCAGCGATCACGCTACAATTCAGACTGCCCAAGCTCAGGGTTATATGTATGTCGACTCTGTTAGAATCTTAGTTTCACTTCTGAAAAGACAGCGAGATAATAAAGTCCTATCGAATTGTACAAGAAACGACTTCTAATATCCGATTCTTCGAATCAGGAAGACGTTCGCGATGATCATGAGAATATTAATAAGCCTTATTATGTAAGTTATTGTTAAGtgcaaaaatgataaaaatagttttaaatggCTTGACAGTGAAAAACGAAACCTAAGAGCCATCCGCCATACCGCCATCCAGGAAATGAGATGGACAGGACAAGGTTGCTCCAAGCGAGCAAACTGCGATATTTACTACAGCTGCCATGCGGAGAGGCGCGAATTTGATGCGGATTTGTAGTAAGCCGGAGACTTTGCCACCACGTCTCCACTTCACCCCAGTGAGTGAACGGCTGGCTACAATTCGTGTCAAATCTAGATTTTTCAATCTTAGCATAATTTGCGCGCACGCCCCGATGGGGGAGAAAGACGATGCTGTTAAGGATGCATTCTATGCGAGACTTGAGAACACATACGACCGCTGCCCAAACCACGACGTGAAGATCATCCTCGGGGACTTCAACGCAAAGGTCGGGCGCGAACGCATCTTTGACCGCACCGTCGGTCAATTCAGCCTCCATGAGACCACCTCGACATAGACTCGACCACTATCTTGTCGCAGCCAAGATACGCATGCGGCTATGCCGAGCGAAAACGTACGCCCCATCACGCAACGAAAGCTTGACGTCACTAGGCTGCGATCACAACGGACAGCAACAGCCTACTCCACTCACCTCTCGGAACTGCTCCACCAACCTACCCTTCTTCCTGTTGACGCCGGCGGACTCTGGGCGCACATATCCCACTCCATGCGAGCTGCCGCTGAAACAGCCATTGGGTTCAAGCGCCCACCCACACGGAACCAATGGTATGACGAGGAGTGTCGCGTCGCAGCTTCGGCAAAAACGCCGCATACAGAAGAACGCTGAAGTGCGGCACAACGCGAGCTACGTGTGAACGTTACAGGAGAAAAGGAAGGAAGAGAGGCGGCTTTTAGGCGGAAAAACGGGAGAAAGAAAAGCGAGAGTGCGAGGAACTCGAGGTGTTGCAGGACAGAAATGATGCTCGAAAATTTTACCAACAAGTGAACCGTCTGACACAAGGTTTCAAGACTGGAGCATCTAACTGTCGAGATGAAAACGGGAATCTGGTTACAGATACGCAGTGCACGCTGAGGTTATGGAGGGCGCATTTCTCCAAGTTGCTAGCAGGCGATGACGGCACCAATCCCGCCATTGGAAGAAGCAGCCCGATACCACCAATCGACGACAATGTGGATATACCTCTACCTAGCCATGACGAGGTCCGAGTTGCTATTATGCGactcaaaacaacaaagcagccgGTGCTGATGGACTGCCTGCAGAGTTGTTTAAGGCCGGCGGTGAAGAACTGATAAGGTACATGCATCAGTTGTTCTGCAAAATATGGCTAGAAGAAAGCATGCCCAACGATTGGAATCTGAGCGTCCTTTGTCCTGTGCTGAAGAAAGGCGACCCGACGATATGCACCAACTACCGGGGAATTAACCTGATTGCCATCTCATATAAGGTCCTATCGAGCGTAATATGTGAACGACTGAAGCCGTATACCAGCACACTGATCGGACCTTATCAGTGCGGCTTCAGACCTGGTAAATCCACCATAGACCAGATCTTCACATTGCGCCAAATCCTGAGAAAACCCACGAAAATGGAATTGACACACACCATATATTTGTCGATTACAAAGCTGCATTCGATAGCCCGACAAGAGAACGCCTATATGCCACCATGTCTGAGTTCGGTATTCCAGCAAAGCTGATACGTCTTTGCAGGATGACATTGAGCAGCACCATCAGCTCTGTCAAGGTAGGAACGAACCTCTCCGAACCTTTAATACCGTTCCAGGTTTCAGACAAGGCGACCCCTGTCGTGCAACCTCTTCAACTTCGTGATGGAAGGGGTCTTGCGGAAAGCCGGTGTACATCGAGCTGGcactattttttataaaagtgaTGTCACTGCTGCATTTTCCGCTATCGAAAAAGAGTCAGCAAAAATGGGTTTGGCGGTAAGCGAGGGCAAGACGAAGTATATGCTGTCGACAAGCAGGGAAACGCGGCGCCTAGACTCCCATGTGGTACCAGACAGCTATACGTTCGAAGTGGTCAAGGAGTTCACGTACCTTGGCACTGCCATTAATACCAAAAACGACGTCAGCCTGGAGATCAAGCGAAGAATCACACTTGCCAATAGGTGCTACTTTGGTCTGAGTAGGCAAATGTGCAATAGAGACCTCTCGCCGAACAAAATTAGCACTCTACAAGACACTCATCCTACCCGTGCTCTTATATGGCGCAGAAGCATGGGTAGTGTCAATCACAGATGCAGCAGCGCTTGGGGTGTTCGAGAGAAAAATTCTTCGCAAGATCTTCGGTCCCGTTCGGATTGGGGACGACTTTCGCATTCGGATGAACCACGAGCTGTACGAGTTGTACGACGACGTAGACGTGGTAAGGCGCATCACGATACAACGTCTGCGCTGGCTCGGCCACGTTGTGCGTATGGATGAAGAATCTCCAGCTCAGAAGGTATTCGAAGCGAGAGTCGACTACGGGCGACGACGAAGGGGACGACCAAATCTTCGATGGAAGGACCAAGTAGAGCAGGACCTTAATCTACTGGGTATTTCTAATTGGAGGAGGCGCGCGAAGAGCAGAGGCGCCTGGAGGAAGAAGCTGAGGTCGGCCAAAACCCGAAATGGGTTGTAGTGCCacctaataataaaaaagagcaaaatgcCTATAGTGAAATACAACACCCCGAAATCAAAAGTGCAatgtgcaacagcaaaaaaaacaagtaagaaagttacagtcgagtgtgctcgactgtgagatacctgctacccattttaataagggcaaaatattgcggtattatttttaaaatataccgaatatactaataaaaatactaaaaatataccaaatggtatgtttggtatatcgatacagcacaccattcaaaatataccatagacggcaatgtaccagattgtcggccaaagcaactcagaccctagtaagtaggcgtttttgccc
This DNA window, taken from Drosophila sulfurigaster albostrigata strain 15112-1811.04 unplaced genomic scaffold, ASM2355843v2 ctg172_pilon, whole genome shotgun sequence, encodes the following:
- the LOC133849871 gene encoding uncharacterized protein LOC133849871, whose translation is MHQLFCKIWLEESMPNDWNLSVLCPVLKKGDPTICTNYRGINLIAISYKVLSSVICERLKPYTSTLIGPYQCGFRPGKSTIDQIFTLRQILRKPTKMELTHTIYLSITKLHSIARQENAYMPPCLSSVFQQS
- the LOC133849872 gene encoding uncharacterized protein LOC133849872; this encodes MGLAVSEGKTKYMLSTSRETRRLDSHVVPDSYTFEVVKEFTYLGTAINTKNDVSLEIKRRITLANRCYFGLKAWVVSITDAAALGVFERKILRKIFGPVRIGDDFRIRMNHELYELYDDVDVVRRITIQRLRWLGHVVRMDEESPAQKVFEARVDYGRRRRGRPNLRWKDQGPQSKMIKEEKLKSEELPKLPKLKVVPM